The region CTTTCCAGTATTCAGTTACAATCCATTGTCTGTATGTGGGCCCGGACATGTTGATAAACATGGCCTGCCGACTGAATTGAAGACTTGCATAAATAATGCAAAACGGTCGCCTTTTCATGCATGTTCATTATGTATATCTAAGCAAATCGAAGTCAAAatcatttgcaaaaaaaaatcaaattctagaagagcattcatgcttttggtGCAGTAAATTATCTCATAATCATAAATAATGACTTCAATGCTTGGCATGCAATGTTAGTATTGGCTTTAACAGAGGGCATGTTCATATTTGACAGACCAAGCAACCAGGAGAGTACGATTTGAACTACTATTTGCGTTAAAGTGACAGCAAGCACTTACAGATATGAACACCACTTTGCGCTGTTAGTCAAGAGATGTAGTGACACGAATATTAGTAACACAACACAacgatgaagaaaaaatgaatcaagtaaaacatgaatattaatttctagtagCACTTGACAATGTAAGCAGGCGCAGATCCAGGGAAGGGAAATTGGGGAAATAGGGAACGTGATTCCCTCTTACGCAAACTGACATTACGTttgtttattataattgtttcgtgttttttttttttttttttgggggggggggctctgagAATGTCTTTTCTTTGCTTCTAAGGAAATTCAGACGAGTTCCACTCACTCTCATATTAATTGCATAATTATGTACTTATGAACCCTGGATCCGCCCTGTATATAAGGTTAGCATCGAACTCGATTGTTAGTTGCTTTGAATGCAATTTACGACGGGACGTGAGCCTATACAATGACACAGAGTTATGGGGTATTGTGGGGGCAGCGGTAGAGGAataagggtggggggggggggtaggggaagGAAAGGTGGGGAGGAGAGATTTAGGAAGAGGTGATGAGGGATGGTTGGGTTGCACTGGTTTTGAATGGGTGTTAGTATTACATAATGTAGAAATAGTGTTGTTATAAAAGTATGCGGGCCTACGACTGACTCTTCAGCATCATTATTTTTGAATGATATTGCTATTCGGTTTCCGCTTAATCCTTTTAATCTAATTTTGGTTCTCTGTGCGGCATCTCATATTTTGGAAGGGGAAGATGGGAGTATTCAGGTGATGAAGAATCTTTTATGTGGAGGAGTGAAAAAGTTTTGGACAAAATTGGCTCTAGTCTATCCGATTGGATAAATAGAATGATTATTCGTGATACTTATAGGTCAACAACAAAGCAGTTTGCTATTTAAAAAGAAGCTCGAATGCAAAAAATAATCtcacaaatattttcatcataacATGGAAAGTTCAAGTTGCAATAGAAATCTAGGGGTACAATCAATGGAAGTTGCTAATTTCTATATCACGATGCGAGGTTTTTTGAGTGAAAAGTCCATCAAATAAGAAGCTAAAATTAGAGAATATTGCtctttagagaaaaaaatgtcatagACTAAATTTGACAGACTTTTTCTAGACGCTAAGTAATATGACCATAATTTAAGTACGCCATGATTGGGCAACGAGTATtccaaattgaaaataaacgcACAAGAACAAGATATACGAAAAGAATGATAAGCTCTTTTAAATGATGGTAAAATCCTAACAGATAAGcctttttgtgaaattttgggAATAAATCTCGATAAACCTGACATAATGATCAAATTATAGAGTTATATGCTGTAATTGTTAATCGGGTCCGATATAATTGGTGTAATCTTGTAATAACATTAGATTATGTCTTTGTATGAAGAAATTTTACATAGAAAATttacatacactctaaaaaatgaagtgctaattcagatcttaaagagcgtgtatagtgactgcacttcggagtgctgatttttctcgttcaaattagAACTAGACatatcagcactccgaagtgcagtcactatacacgctctttaagagctgaattggcatttcattttttagagtgtagaacCTGAGTTTTTGTCGGAGGAGTGTCTAGAATAATTTAATTAGCAGTCAATATGTTCGAGCGTGGAAACACATCAAACTAACCTTTTCTTTGGCTTTGCGCGCCTCCATCTGTCGCTTCCGCTTGTAGAACGACGGCGGCCGATGCCACATGTGCTCGACGATGACAGCGATGAACGAGAGAACAGCGCCGATGATGAGGACGTAGAAGGCTCCTGCTATCTTGGAGAGGCCGATGGCCGAGGCCTTGGTGTTGGGGTTATTGTTGACAATTTCTTCAGGGCAGATTGATTCCCTTTCGAACCACTTCTTGCGGATTCCTTCGAGGATACCTTCTTCCTGGAGCTTGAGGATACTGTCAAAGAAAGAGAATGGTTTGACAAAGGTTGGAGTGAAAGCTGTGCCCCGTAAAGTGATacaatattatgaaaaattgtGGTCTTTTCATAGATGATTTGCTACAGACTTAcgattgaaattaataaaaaaatgactatATACAAATCAAAATGCTCACACTTAACAGAATAtaagtaaaacttttgggaaaactACCCATTTTCGTAAGATGAAAGGAGCAAGCTATTTGAACTCTACTTTCGTTGAAATACTGACCTTCGGATGTTTAGGAAAATCAAGTTATTTATCAAAGGCCTAGAAAAGAAAACCCCTGTCTTATTCTACTTTAAGATGTTGTTCGTGCATTTCATGTTACAAAAGCTGTACATCTTAGATTCAAATTTACAAAACTTAGCCAAGAAATCTGGAGTAAGTAAGTTAACCGGTGAGACGTATTCAACTTGATCTCCATCAGTGAGACTTACGCAACGGAAAGGTTATCCCTGTAGGCCGCCCCCTGCGGCGTGGCAATGCCATATCCCTTGAGGTTGAACGGTTTCCCCACAGTCATGAGGTCACACTCTGTCTGCTTTATGTAGTCTAAGATCGGTGCGTCCCAAAAGAAGGCATAGTCCTCGTTCTTGACCCGTTGGTAACCTGCCTTGTCCGAAGGCACCCAAGGACTCACAGAACTCGATGACATGAAGTCCCACATCCGCTCGTAGGTGACTTGGTTTTTCCTCTTCTCAAAGAACCTGTGAAGGCTACTGTTCTCGATGGTGCCGTAGACGATCTTGTTCTGATTAGCTAAATCCTCCAGGGAGTTGATAGGGTTCTCCATCCGGGTGACGGTCAAGAAGGCGGCAAGGTTCGCCGTGTAGGTGGCGATGATTATAAGGGCGAAAAACCACCAGAATGCACTCAACATTCTACCCGATACTGACACTGGGGTATTGTCACCTCCTAATCACGatcaaaggaaaataatgatagaaTTATAACCTTCCTCTTTCATCTTTTACACAATTTATTTAGAACAGAAAATCAAGAAAGACCGCACTTCCCAAATTCCAGGTCAAGTAGAGTCTTAAAAAGTGGCACCAGTAGCCCTTCTAAGAAATTATCCAGCCAAAAGTCTTTTTTAGTTTAAAATACAACTTATGCAATTTTTATCTTTCTATGTTGGAATTGTTTTCAGAATAAATCGAGCAAAAGAAGCTCCTATATCAACAGCAATGTCACAAGGTGTCCTATTTGGTTTATTGTTccatcagccccccccccaaggtCCCACTGTCTATCACTGTtagaaataattaaaacaacgctgtttactatgtgaatcgcacagtagttgtttattaaaacattttaacaagtgtttaaaatcttgtACAACCAtgattattgataattaaatatttgaatttaaactttgttgtttaagattttaaactcTTGTTTataatgtttaaacaactactgtgcgattcacatagtaaacattgttttttttttgaattattttcgACAGTGATACTTACATAATCAAGtagtttctaaaaaaaaataacaaacttGACAACCCCAACAATTTTCGTCAGTCTATCCATATTCCTAATTTCGAAATATGCTTTAAAAAGCTTTCTATCTTTGGGAAAGAGAATTATGCCATGTTGCTAGATAATACGATTGTCAatcgtttttttaaatatgaaatcatcAACTTACTGGAATGAAAGCACCAACAGAATTTATTGTGATAATAATTTGCGCCAAAAGCTATGAATTCGAACACGTTGATATTGTTTCATGTCGTTTTGAAGCTCagtaatcaatattttgtgagacGGAATTCCCGTTCCCAAAGATAAAATTCCTTCTTACATCCTACTATTCTTTGTAAGTTATTGAAAttgtaagaaataaataaagttgagaatttgatcatatttgcCTTCGACAGGATGATTGGTTCTCACATTCCAGTAGGCTGATAAACATGATATGGATGGAGAAAGAGACAAGAGAGGACAATTACCAGTCTGTTTGAATTATCGTAGAAGTTTAATCTAAATATCAGCTGATTACGAGAATTTAATGTtcgatatcaaaattttaatgtttaaattTTGCATACCTCTTTGAATTAAAGCGGTGTAAACACACCTGTTTTTGAAATGTGTGAAGATAAACTAATTACTAACCGACAAATAGTTTGGTGTGGATTGATGATTAGTAAATGCATGTACGTAACATGGTTATAATGATTATATTGAATTCCCATCAAAGCTACCTTTGTAGGCCCAGACGACCACTTAATTCAATTTGCCTACCAATAATGAACGAATTATATTATAATCTTGACTGCACGAAGAGGTAAGAATTATGagtatcactatcatcatcatcatcgtcgtcgacatcatcattttcatcaccatcatccccatcaccaccaccaccaccaccatcatcatcatcatcatcatcaccgcgaTTACCTTGCTGAAGACATGAAGCGAAGGCGAACCAGAGACTGTTAAGAAGGTTGAAGTCATCTGCTTCATCGCACTCGGGACCACCCTTCCCATACGCACTGTAAGGGCTAAGGCGATCTAAGATGAAAATGAGGAATCCGACCACGAACAGAGACGCCAGGACACAACCCCACACCTACAGGaagaccaaggtcaaaggtcaaaactTCAAGACATCTTGCGGCAAAGTTTGGACATAATGCCACAGTCATACCGGCGAAACCAATCAAAACAATTATGTGATGTCCATTGACATACAATCGGTCGGCTAGGGGGaatgtaacacaaagattagcgaccAATCgcgaaatgaccaatcaagatcattgttacacgcgcatttggctCAAAAGACTGGCCGATAACCAATCAGAAGCGTTCTTTCATCTTTGCTATTAATcgcaaagctttgtgttacgggaccctgcaGTCTGTTTCTTTGGTGTGACTTTAGCATTTGGGACTTTTCGCACCACGACACACAACGaattcaagaacacagtaaatgtatcgAAAAggcccgtcaaatgacaaacaacagctgggaggtctttgtcgaaaattgttgAGCCAGAAGATCAGTTTCGTTCTAAGTttcagagctgacgaaaaattgcataCATGTCGTTTTCCAGATTTGAGAACGCAACTGCTGTTTTGgttcaccaactttcgacaagaACTTCTTGGCTACTATATACCGCCTTTAAAAGTGCAACACTCATCATGTTGATTTATCAAGTTTGTTGATATTTCAaggaaaattgtatgatttgtttgagtagaaataaatttaaaaagttaCTTTCTCCTCAATCTTTTGGTTGTATTTTGACGGAGTGATAGGGGTGACAAACTGATGCCATGTGATTCCAATCTGATAATGTTCTGCGTTTCcaaatcccactgctgccacaaTAAGTTTGATAAGTTAACGGGAATTCAAACATACGAGATGCACACACTATGCAGTGCATGAAATCGATTTATGAGAGTGTAATCGTCTTTCATCTTCCGTTTCTTAAATATATCTCACATATATAGACAGGAGGccaatataataaagacattatGCATATCTAACATAttgtaataaaatgcaaaaatctTACTAACCTTTATATCAAGTGGTTCCAGAAAAGCAAAGACATTTGATTTCTTCTGAGGCTTTCTTAATAATATTCCGACGCCGTAATTCATGTAAGGCTTTGTAAAATCAACGACGTTTTCACGATCAGAATTAATTACCATCCCAGCAACCGCCATATCTGCTTTCTGAATGAGggcaaaaaggaaaaaaatccatAAACACTTTAAGTTTAATGTTAATAGTATCGGTATGAAAAAGggctacttttttgtatttcgGGATAGCTAAAATCAGGCCATTTTTATCTCATTATTAAGTCAGATGTGAACATCAATTTAAAATCTTTGAACAGTAGATATTGTATTACATTCGGATTGTTTTGTGACAGAGTGTATTATGAACATGTTTCCGTATTTGAAAGAATGCGGCAATCGAAATCATTTATTCAaccaaaattcaataaaaacgaGTATTAACGAATAAAAAAGCCCTATTACATTAAAATTTCGCATTCCCCATTTGCGTTGTAAGAACAATAAACTAAAAACTgcagaaattaaaaaagttaaCAGTGAACAGGTATTAAAAgagccccccccaaagaaaaatcCCCCAAACAAAcagacaaacaaacaaaaaaaccaTCGATTACGTTCTTACCCCGTAGTATACGTCCCCTACCAATCCGTTCCATCGTCCATCTTCGTTTCGTCCGCCATATTTGTTATCAGCTACCAGGTATAGATTGTATTTGAAGTTCTGCTTCTCAGCAATCTTTTCTAACATATCGATGCAGAAGCCTGTGTACTTAGGCCCGTTGACAGTTTCCTCTAGCGTTACAAATGGtgcttcctaaaaaaaaaaaaagttttggaaCGAGAGAGAATTATAACTTTTTACTCCATTTCACACATCATGACAGTCATATCAGTGATATTTTCGCggaagatttttaaaatatatattttttttcacatatatttttatcCCATTTGCGATGTTTCAATAAATATTGTCTGTTATATCTCTTTCTAATGATGCACCTTGGAGTATGAGTGGATCATACTGTTTAAACGCCTAGTATTTATCACAAGCGTGTAGTCTAgttacacttttttttcattcgaggggggggggtgcagccAAAAAAAGAGGAATGGTATGGTACTTGGATCATTCCACAAATCTGGTgggtgttccataaagctgttcgtaagttaagagcgactggtgatcctttcttgtggtatgcatcaatatgtttattattattattatttatttggccataaaaacatacaaaaattgtacaatgtaattacataaacacaatttgaaattgaataattaaatatagataaagtacaaatgaaaaagaaaagagtaagaaaacgGTTTTCCATGGGCCAGGGctcgcaaaagtaaaattcagtacTATTGCCCAGAGGCATGCGAGCCCTCATGGAAAAACCGTTGAGAGAATATTGCACATTCAATATATAAAATTGcacattattaaaattcaaataaaacacattgacAAACATTATTCTAAAAAGTATGTAACGCAAGGCAAGAtacagtaaaagaaataaagacggGTATCGGGAAGAATTTGAATTTGGGTGTtggtttagtgcgtaagaaaggttcaccactgcagtcgttcttaaagtcgctcttaacttacgaacagttttatgaaacaccctagATAAAAGGAATCAACGGAATAAGCTGTGTTTGGCAGAACTGAAATACAGGTGCAATCATCATATACAAAGTTgaagaaattatatttcaaacttCATTAAAAATTCCCCACCATGACGTTAATGATGATCGCGATGATTTGCCCTTGATCTTACCTCAATAGTTACGATGTTGAATGTTTTGTTGTGGAACTCATCATATCTTCTGATGAACGGGAACTGATCCAGGGTGAGTTTCGACTCGTAATCCCACGATCCaatctaattcataaaacaaagATACTTTGACTCTCTGGGAATAACTGAAATCCAACATGTTCAAACAAGGTAATGATATTCAATGCTGACTATATCCAGGCCCATGCCAATTGTTGATTGTTTAATTACTCCATCAATTgattaaagaaatgaataatatattttacttttttcactTATGTATGTTTCTATTGattcattaatcaattaatttatttctttatttttatttaataatttgtttcatttgccTATTAATCTTATATAATTCGCATTTCAGGAGCAGTGAGTTCACAATCTGCAGTgaataataaaatttataaaatatattgatgggttagaaaattgataaagacctattttcatgaataatatgaatttcaaatctAATTTTAACTTTAAATTGCATTAGCTTATTATGTTtgtatttcatgttattttcaaattattgaaatatttgagatttattctaacaaaaaaatgttaagcaAATGAATGAtctaatttcaaaatgaatcaaatctTATATAAGGGGATAAATATtacacaaaacatattttcccTCTTATTTTGAACAGGAGTATATTCCCATCAATGTTATCAAACTTAGTTCATCACTAATGTGTTAAAGGTTTGGTACAGTACTAATGTGAAGACCATTAGCTATCTATGCAAAGTGGGTACAAGgtttataacaaaatacacaattatgagaaataaacatgaaatgcaTGAATCAAATCTGTTCTCAAAGGAGAAGTCCACCTGTATATTCGTCAAGCCATCATTAATAATATAATTACTGAACTATTCTTCTATGTCAGACTTTCCCTTTAAAGTAGGCAAACTCTTCGGCTCACCTGCCACGCCTTCGTATCGTTGTTTCTTCCTTCCACGCTGATGATATCAATAGCGACCTCTTCGTTGTAACCTGTTCGATTAAACTGAATCATTCCCATCATGCCTTCCGTTTCaacctttaaaattcaaaatgaaaaaataaatcaacctcagtagtaatgaaaaaaaatacggagACATACCTAGGATTTTATAGTAtatctgaaaattttgaaatagttcATGGAAATCTGTCAGTTCAAGAAATTACATGAGCTTGTGTTCAAGACAATTTTGAATCTTGATGTTGGTGAAACAAAAATGGTACTGTACCCTGGTCAGAAACAGACCATATaccaatgataatacatgtagatgtacatgtcatGAGTAAGGTAGTGGGTGgaatggagcgttgtggcccagtggattagtctccggactttgaaacagagggtcgtgggtaccggtaggaagtaattccttaaaaagctgtgtgcactatgaacgcctagcttagccgggtaatataggagcgccttgagcacctaacaaggactggtggatatgtgcgcaatataaatacatgtaccctATATTATCAAATTTCCCGGGACTCCTAAATTTCGAACTTCATCATTACAGCTATCACCCATCATTGCCAGGCAATTGGTtacctttcttatttctttggTAAAATACATGAAACATTAATATATTGGTTGGCAGACCGTTCCTCCAGACTAGGAATGGCTGACAGGTTCAGGATGCACTATTTGTATATAGGGCACATGATTTACCTACATCATATGTGAACATTAGCAAGCCTCTGGGATCAACTGATTGGGTTATTTGTCGCATATTAGACGCACATGACGCAAGGGATGTCGTAATTTGTAGGTGACTACATCAGCGTGATCTCAATACTCTCGTTTTCAGAATGGTAAAAACGTGTACTGTGTGTGTTTGGGATGCGGTGTAACTAGTTTACACGTGAGGGGTTGATGAATTGCATTGATGCATTCACGATTCATCATGGTTTATTTTGTTGATATACGTATAGTTTATATTCAGACTCAACGAGTAACGCTATTTATGAAAAAAGGTAAGTTACAGATGTGAATgaaatctaaaaaaagaaatcacaaatgATTAGTTGAAATTAGAATATATACAGGCAAGTTGAAAGTGGtgtgacatcacaaaatattcaatcatgtaaatatgaataaacaaatggACAGTTTTTGCTTTATGACAATTAAATGCATTAACGTCATCCTTCTATCCAAATTCAGTTACATCCGCCTTCGACTAAATTTCtcaatttcttaatttttgaaTCACTGACAACCCACATACAATCTGTGCCCTTTTTATTTACCTTATTCAGTGCCTTCTTAAGCCGGTTGGAGCCTCTTGTATTTCGATGAGGGTTTTCATTGCAACGATAGATTTCGGGCTCAACAAACCGTCCTCTGCTGACCACATCTGAGATGGAAACAGCCAGAGCCCGCACCGCATCGTATAGGTAGGCATTGTGATACTGTTGAAATAAGACATTTGagaatgaggaaaaaaatagtaagttGCTTTTGAATAATCAgcgactatttttttttattcatgttttatttttttaaagatgactGGTATTCTGTAGTGAAGTTTACTCTAATCTAAACTCATGGgagctgaaaatgttaaaactatttttttgacaatGTATATTTATTGTGCGTGTTGTGTCGTTTCCTAGTACTTTAATTGTGAGAGAAAattagttttgttttcattctcaGACACTTTATTGATGAATTAAGTAACAAAAATGTCCTGACATATCGAGTCTATATTGGTTTAGAGAAATATGTCACTTTGGGTTGAACCACAACTTTGGATCAGAATTCAGATGAAACCTAAGTTCAGAGTTTGGACCATTGAATAGAGACACACTATCATAAAACACCTTTGATATGTTTTGTGTTGATATTAGTGATACAATAAAGTTAAAAAGGGCCCCaaatttagaatatttgtaatacatatgaattattattcatgt is a window of Lytechinus variegatus isolate NC3 chromosome 2, Lvar_3.0, whole genome shotgun sequence DNA encoding:
- the LOC121406839 gene encoding glutamate receptor ionotropic, kainate 2-like, translated to MSTLVPPLTQGCELNHNAIHWQLQTRLVPGVVSLEAVRRGGDMRIQRDGVIPGVSDREGEINREGCDKRRKRTLHRQEEKGILLEDPSQKDLDIIELAFNHINNDDTILPNTRLEPRRGRVPASDPFSAVITVCDILFPENITAVLSSTSCETSLAVQSLVETFQIPHVEVPREKCAVERQNGFSVSIRPDYSHISRATLDLMLRLGWKQVSIFYDSDTAYKNVEDLLLLSAALTQTYPPHFRLFRLKKNVATGKLDFVHPLHTVKDSKTFNMVAYCSTMNNIKLIREAATFGMTTGEYHWIVASHEWSNAFGQPLAERFIRYNEEPLDEFKFFNGSRGILTLLKQRVKIDPTREDFYQAWLTLDPELEAQLEENATEIMPDYLQPIEYHNAYLYDAVRALAVSISDVVSRGRFVEPEIYRCNENPHRNTRGSNRLKKALNKVETEGMMGMIQFNRTGYNEEVAIDIISVEGRNNDTKAWQIGSWDYESKLTLDQFPFIRRYDEFHNKTFNIVTIEEAPFVTLEETVNGPKYTGFCIDMLEKIAEKQNFKYNLYLVADNKYGGRNEDGRWNGLVGDVYYGKADMAVAGMVINSDRENVVDFTKPYMNYGVGILLRKPQKKSNVFAFLEPLDIKVWGCVLASLFVVGFLIFILDRLSPYSAYGKGGPECDEADDFNLLNSLWFAFASCLQQGGDNTPVSVSGRMLSAFWWFFALIIIATYTANLAAFLTVTRMENPINSLEDLANQNKIVYGTIENSSLHRFFEKRKNQVTYERMWDFMSSSSVSPWVPSDKAGYQRVKNEDYAFFWDAPILDYIKQTECDLMTVGKPFNLKGYGIATPQGAAYRDNLSVAILKLQEEGILEGIRKKWFERESICPEEIVNNNPNTKASAIGLSKIAGAFYVLIIGAVLSFIAVIVEHMWHRPPSFYKRKRQMEARKAKEKDWSEKLPSSRNNGSAMQENNSKHMVVQESESMVLQPLRPTPWSTTESSC